CCTGCGATGAGCCCTCCATGACCGATCTTGCGGCCGAGCCCACCTCCCCTTTCCGCCGCATCGAAACCGATGCCGACGTCGCCGAAGGCCTTGCGGCCCTCCTCCGCCTCGACCCGCGTCTGGTGCCGATCGCGGCGGCGGCCGGGCCGCTGCCGCTGCGCCGCGATGCAGCCGGGTTCTGCGGCCTCGCCCGGATCGTGGTCGCCCAGCAGGTCTCGACGGCGAGCGCCGCCGCGATCTGGCAACGGCTTGATACGGCGGGTGGCGGCGAGGCGGCGGGCTTTCTGGCGCTCGACGAAGCCGGCCGGATCGCGGCGGGGCTGTCGCGCGCCAAGGTGCGTACGTTGCAGGCGGCGGCCGAAGCCGTCGTCGCCGGCCGGCTCGACCTCACGGCTCTCGGCACCACCGGGATCGCGGCGCCGCAGACCGCGGCCATGATCGCCGTGCTCACCGCGCTTCCCGGCATCGGGCCCTGGACGCGGGACGCTTTCCTGATGTTCTGCGCCGGCCACCCGGACGTTTTCCCTGTGGGCGACGTCGCGCTGCGCACCGCCGTCGCCGCCGGGCTCGGCATCGGCGGTGGCCTGCCGCCACGCCGGGCGATGGCGACCGTCGAGGCGGAGGCCCTGCGGTGGCAGCCGTGGCGGTCGGTGGCGGCGCGGCTGTTCTGGGCCTATTATCGCACGCTCCGCGCCGGCCGGATGGCGCTGCCGCCCTGAGAATATCCTCGGCGCGCGGCCCGGACGGCCATGGCGCCGCCATGCGGGCACGCCCGCCGGACGACGCCCCGCAACGAACCCGACGGGCACTCCCGTCAGCCACGGTGATCGCAATGCCCCTTCTCGACGGCCCCCGCCTCGCGCCCGCCTCCGGCGGTGCCGCCCGGAAGCTCGTCGTGCTGCTGCACGGTTATGGCGCCTATGGCGACGACCTCGTTCCGCTCGCCGAGGCCTTCGCGGATTCGCTGCCGGACGTCGCCTTTCTCTCGCCCCACGCACCGTTCCCCTGCGGCGGCGCGCCGTTCGGACGGGAGTGGTTTCCGCTGTCCTTCCGCGATCCCTCGGAGTTCTCGCGCGGGGCGGACGCCGCCCGCCCGCTGCTCGAATCGTTTCTGGCCGCGGAGCTCGAATCGCTCGGGCTCGGACCCGGCGACCTCGCCCTCGTCGGCTTCAGCCAGGGCGCGATGATGGCGCTGCACACCGGCCTGCGACGACCCGCCGCGCCGGCGGTGATCATCGGCTATTCCGGCCTGCTGCCCGCCACCGAGCGCCTCGACATGGAGATGGTGCGCCCGCCGCCGCAGGTGGTGCTGATCCACGGCGAGGACGACGAGGTGGTGCCCGCCCCCTACTCGCAGATCGCCGCCGAGGCGCTTTCCCTGGCCGGCGCGCGGGTCGACAGCCACATGCGGCCCGGCCTCGGTCACGGGGTCGATGCGGAGGGCGCCGCGATCGGCCTCGCCTCGCTGGCCCACGCCTTCGCGCGCGGCCGGTAGCACGCCGGCCCGAACCGGAGCCTCAGGCACATCCTGCGGGGCCTCTCGTCCCGCACCGACCGGCCATTTGCGCGGGACTTCACACGGCCGACATCTTGGCTCTACAATCTGACTGCGCTCGTCCAGGGGGTCATCGTGATTCCGGTATGAGGAGCAGGCCGTGACTATCGCCGTCTCGCCCGATGCGCATCCCACGCTAGTGCTCAATGCCGATTACCGGCCTCTGAGCTATTACCCCTTGTCGCTCTGGTCCTGGCAGGACGCGATCAAGGCGGTGTTTCTCGATCGCGTGAACATCGTCTCGGAATACGACGTGAAGGTGCGAAGCCCCACCTTCGACATGAAGCTGCCGAGCGTCGTTTCCCTGAAGACCTACATCAAGCCGGCCCGCAACCCGGCTTTCACGCGCTTCAACGTGTTCCTGCGCGATCGCTTCGAATGCCAATATTGCGGCTCGCGCGACGACCTGACCTTCGACCACCTGATCCCGCGCTCCAAGGGCGGGCAGACGACGTGGGAGAACGTGCTGGCGGCCTGCTCGCCCTGCAACCTGATGAAGGGCAGCAAGAGCTGCAAGGAAGTGAACATGTGGCCGCGCCAGATGCCCTTCCGCCCGAACGTGCAGGACCTGCACAATAACGGCCGCCTGTTCCCGCCGAACTATCTGCACGAAAGCTGGCTCGACTTCCTGTACTGGGACGCCGAACTGGAGCCGTGAGCGGACGCGGACACCGCGTCCTCGTGCCCTTCCGCCGCGTCACACCGTGCCGGCGAGCCCGGCTTCCCAGCCGAGGATGGCGCGCTTGCGCGGCAGGCCCCAGTGATAGCCGCACAGGCCGCCGCTCTTGCCGAGCACCCGGTGGCAGGGAACCACGAACGACACCGGATTGCGCCCGACCGCCGAGCCGACCGCCCGGGCGGCAGTGGGCCGGCCGATGCGCCCGGCGATGTCGGTGTAGGTGGTCGCGCCCGCGAACGGGATCGACAGCAGCGTTTCCCAGACCTGCACCTCGAAATCGGACCCGATCAGCACCACGCGCAGCGGCCGGTCGGCCTTCCATTCCGCGGGATCGAAGGCGCGCGCCGCGAGCGGCGCGGTGGCCGCGGCATCCTCGACATAGCGGGCGCGGGGCCAGCGGCCGCGCATATCCTCGAACGCGGCGGCATCCTCACCGGCGTCGGCGAACGCCAGACCGGCGAGCCCGCGATCCGTCACCATCACCAGCGCGCGGCCGAACGGGCTGTCGTGCCAGCCATAGCGGATTTCGAGCCCCTCGCCGCCGGCGCGATAGGCGCCCGGCGTCATCGCCTCGTGGGTGACGAACAGGTCGTGCAGCCGCGCCGGGCCGGAAAGCCCGAGTTCGTAGGTGGTGTCGAACACGCTGGCGCCTTCCACCCTGAGCAGGCGCCGGGCGTGATCGAGCGTCACGGCATGGAGAAACTGCTTCGGCGTGATGCCGGCGAAGCGGCGGAAGGCGCGCTCCAGCCGCACGGGCGAGATCCCCGCCGCGTTGGCGATATCGGCGACTTCCGGGTGGTCGCGCCAGCGCTCGGACACGAAGGCGAGCGCGCGGCGCACCAGATCGTAGTCGGCGGAGGGACCGGGATCGGTCTCCTCCCGTTCGGGTGCCAGGTCGGCGAGGGTCGCTTCGGCAAGGCTCATGACAACAATCCGGGCAGAGGGATCCGGCGCACCGCGCCGGGATTCGGTTCGCCATCCTCGCGTGGAGCCGCCGCGCCGCCAATCCGATTTCGGACGGCGGCCTCAGGCGGGCCCGCCGCTGCGCGCCGTCGCCAGCGCGGCGCCGAATGCCACGGCGAAGCTTTCCCGCTCGACCGGGCCGAGAAACCGGCCGATCTCGACCGAGCGACCGTGAGAGGCGAGCGCGATCCGCACCACACCCTCGTCCTCCACGCGCTCGACCGTGAGGCGCGCCCAGGCGGGGTTGAGGCTCTCGGTCGCCACCGCGCCCTTGGCGGAGATGCGGCGGATGCGGATTTCCACGGGCGAGACCTCGATCTCCTCCCGCGCGCGGGCCGCGATGTAGTTGGCGCGGAAGGCGAACCACACCAGGAGCACATCGAGCCCGAAGAAGCCGAACACCGGCCACGCGCCGATCGACCAGAACAGGAGACCGGCCGAGAACGAGATCGCCACCAGCACCGACATCAGCACGAGAAATCCCCGCCGCCCCAGGGAGCGGTGGGGCGTCAACACGGCGCGGAAGAAAGTGGTGTCGTCGAAGCGTTCGGCCATGGCAGGCAACGTCCGGTCCGGCCTATGGTTTCGATCGGAAAGTGCGGAGCATTATAGATCAGCCATGAAAACCGCAAAGACGGTATCGCCGGGCGCGCGAAAGGCAAGCGGAGCGGCTTCGCCGAAGGTGGCGAAAGCCGCGCTGAAGCCGGCGGCGGCGGCCCCGGCCGTCGCCGTCCGCAGGCCCACCAAGGCCAAGGCGAACACGCGCGCTGCCGAGACCGCCGCGAGCCTCGGCGGCGTGACCGCCTATTCCCCGGCCGAGATCGAGGCGATCTTTTCCCGCTTCGAGGCGGCGGACCCCGATCCGCGCAGCGAGCTCGTCTATTCCAACCCGTTCACGCTGCTGGTGGCGGTCGTTCTCTCCGCCCAGGCGACGGATGCCGGCGTGAACAAGGCGACACGCGGCCTGTTCGCCATGGCCGACACCCCCGCCGCGATGCTCGCCCTCGGCGAGGACAGGGTGCGCGACGCGATCAAGACCATCGGCCTATTCCGCAACAAGGCGAAGAACGTGGTGGCGCTGTCGCGCATTCTGGTGGAGCGCCATGGCGGCGAGGTGCCTGCGAACCGCGCCGCGCTCGAAGAGCTGCCGGGCGTCGGGCGCAAGACGGCGAACGTGGTGCTCAACGTCGCCTTCGGCGAGCCGACCATCGCGGTCGATACCCACATCTTTCGCGTCGCCAACCGCATCCTGCTGGCGCCGGGCAAGACGCCGGACGCCGTGGAGGAAGCGCTGGAGCGCATCGTGCCGCCGCGCTTTCGCCAGCACGCCCACCACTGGCTGATCCTGCACGGCCGCTATACCTGCGTCGCCCGCAGACCGCTCTGCGAGCGCTGCATCATCGCGGACCTCTGCAAGAGTCCGGAGAAGGTGCTGGCCGCCTGAGGCCCCGCAGCGGGATCGCTCAGGCCGGCACCATCAGGCCGCCGGCCGGAGCGAACCGCGCGCCGGCGAGCGCGTGATCGACGCGCCGGCGCACCGCATCATAGGCCTCGGCGAAGGCCCGCCGCCCGCCCTTGCCGAGCGGATCCTCAATCAGCCACGCCAGCCGCCGGGGCGGACTGCGCCACGCCGGCTCGGCGACGCCGAGCACCTTCGGGCCGAGCGCCACCACCACGTCGGGCTCCGGCGCGAGGTCGAACGCGAACAGTTCCAGCGGCTTCGGTTCCAGCCGCTCGGTGGAGAGGCCGGCGCCGGCCAGCGTCTCCAGCGCGCGCGGATGGACAGTATCGGCCGGCTCCACGCCGGCGGAGAAGGCACGGAAACCCGGCAGGCCGAGATGATTGAGGTAGGCCTCGGCCATGATGCTCAGCCCGGCATTGCGGGCGCAGACAAACAGCACCGACACGCGACTCACGGCATTTCTCCTCGGGATGGCCGCCCCGGACAGCCGGCGGCGGTTGGCGCCGGCAGCCGCCACGACCCGCAACTCAGCGCCGGGACGAGGGGGCCGCGGCCGGGAAGAAACCCGGCCGCCGCGGCACCGGTCGGATAGTCCCGTAAGGAGACGAACATATGACATCCGCCGGCAACCATGTCGGCCGTGGGCCGCGCCAACCCCGCTCAGGCCGGCGGGGTGTGGCAGACCGCCTCGATGTTGCATCCGTCGGGATCGAGCACGAACGCGCCGTAATAGTGGGCGTGGTAGTGCGGCCGAAGGCCGGGGGCGCCGTTGTCGCTGCCGCCGGCAGCCATCGCCGCCGCGTAGAAGGCATCGACCTCGGCCCGATTCGCCGCGGCGAAGGCGATGTGGATTCCGGCCGCGCCGCCCGCGCGCCCGCCCGTGCCGATCCAGAAGAACGGCTTGCCCTCGGTGCCGAAGCCCGCGTGGCGGTCGGTGCCGCCGGTCATCTCGGGCGTCACCTCCATCTGCACGGCGATGCCGAGCGGTTCGAGCGCCGCGCGATAGAACGCGATCGAGCGCCCGAAATCGGAGACGGTGATGCCGACATGATCCATCATGGACTTCGTCCTTTCTTGTTTTCTATGGAACGGCCGCCGGACGGCGCAGGCGCCGAAAGGCGGGGGAGTTAAGAATAGCGCTGGAACAAATCAGAAACATTTGTGTAGCATGATGCGACAGCCGGCAAGGGGGCTCCGCCGCCCTCCGCCGGAACGACCGGGATAACGCCGCCTCCGCCGCAGGCGGGACGAGGGCCTTCACAGGAGATCGCGCCGATGACCATCGCCGACTGGACCATCGCCGCCGCGGTGTTCCTGACCTACATCGTCATGCTGCCGGCGAAGCTCGACCCGTCGTTCGACAACCGTGACCCGCGCGCCTGCCACGCGGCGCAGAAGGGACTGCGGCGGCGGGCCTATTCCGCCCACCTCAACGGGTTCGAGGCGCTGGTGTTCTTCATTCCGGCCGTGCTGCTCGCCGAGTTCCGCGGCGCGCCCCAGGGCTTCGTCGACGCGGCGGCGCTGGTGTTCGTGGTGGCGCGCGCGGCCTATGGGGCGTGCTATCTCGCCAATCTCGGCGCGGCGCGGTCGGTCGCATGGGCGGTCGGCTTTCTGTCGGCCTGCGCGATCTTCGTGTCGCCGTTGTGGAGCTGATCCGGTGAACCCGCCCGCCGCCATTTGGCCCCCTCCCCCGATCGCGCTATCTGGAACGTCATGACGCCGCAGCCGATTCGCATCCTTGGGATCGATCCCGGCCTCCGCCGCACCGGCTGGGGGGCGATCGAGGTCGTCGGCAGCGCGGTGCATTTCGTCGCCTCCGGCACCATCACCTCCGACGGCGACGACGACCTGCCGCGCCGGCTGGTCGACCTGTTCGAGGGGCTGACGGCGGTGTTCGACCGCATCGCGCCGCACGAGGCGGCCGTGGAGCAGACCTTCGTCAACCGCGACGCCACCGGCACGCTGAAGCTGGGGCAGGCCCGCGGCATCGCCCTGCTGGTGCCGGCGCGCGCGGGGTTGTCCGTCGGCGAATATGCCCCGAACGCGGTGAAGAAGGCCGTGATCGGCGCCGGCCACGGCGAGAAGCAGCAGATCCGCATGATGGTGAAGGTGCTGCTGCCGCGCGCGACCTTCGACACCGACGATGCCGCCGACGCGCTCGCCATCGCCCTGTGCCACGCCCACCACCGCGCCTCGCGCCTCGGCGCTCTGGCGGAAATGGCGAAGCCGAAGCGCGGCCGGCAGGCGAAGGCCGCGCTGCCGCCGCGGCTGGCGGCCGCCCTGGCGGCGGCGAAATGACCGCCCCGGCCGACCGCACGCCGGCGCCAGAAGCCCGTTCCCCGCGCCTTGGGGGCGCCGCGCGGCGTCCCGGCACCGCTATCGACCCACCCCTCGCCATCGGCAGGCCCGCATGATCGGAAAGCTCACCGGCCTCGTCGACAGCGTCGCGGCCGACCACGTCATCCTCGATGTCGGCGGCGTCGGCTACGAGGTGTTCTGCCCCGCCCGCGTGCTCGGCCACCTGCCGAAGACCGGCGAACGGACGAGCCTCGTGATCGAGATGCTGGTGCGGGAGGACATGATTCGCCTGTTCGGCTTTTCGAGCGTGGCGGAACGCGGCTGGTTCCGCCAGCTCTGCACCGTGCAGGGCGTCGGCGCCAAGGTGGCGCTTGCGGTGCTGGGCGTGATGAGCGCCAATGACCTCGCCGCCGCCATCGCGCTGCAGGACAAGGATACGCTCACGCGGGTGCCGGGCGTCGGCAAGCGCCTCGCGGAGCGGCTGGTGACGGAACTCAAGGCTGTCGCCCCGCCGCTCGACGCGCCGGGTGCGATCATCGGCGGCGGCACGGCGGTGGCCCCTTCGCGCGATCCTGCCGCGGCGGATGCGATTTCGGCCCTCGTCAATCTCGGCTACGGCGAACCGCAGGCGCGCGCCGCCGTCGCCAGCGCCCGTGCCGAGGCCGGCGAGGACGCACCCACGGCGAGCCTGATCCGGCTCAGCCTGAAGGAACTGGCACGGTGAGGGAGCGCGCGACGTGAGCGGACGGCCTGCGGGCGGCAAGGGGCGAATCGGCGAGGCGCCGATGCGCGGTCGCCTCGACAAGGGAGACGGCGAGCGGATGGTGACGGCCGAGGAGCGCCCGGACGATGCCGACGTCGCGCTGCGTCCCCAGCGGCTCGCCGACTTCGTCGGCCAGGCGCGGGCGCGCGAGAATCTCTCCGTTTTCATCGAAGCGGCGCGCACGCGCCGGGAGGCGCTCGACCACGTGCTGCTGGTCGGCCCGCCCGGCCTCGGCAAGACGACGATGGCGCAGATCGTGTCGCGCGAGCTCGGCGTGTCGTTCAAGGCGACCGCCGGCCCGGTGATCGCCAAGGCCGGAGACCTCGCGGCGCTGCTCACCAATCTCGAAGACCGCGACGTGCTGTTCATCGACGAGATCCACCGGCTCTCCCCGGCGGTCGAGGAAATCCTCTATCCCGCGATGGAGGACTTCGTGCTCGACCTGATCATCGGCGAAGGCCCGGCGGCGCGTTCGGTGCGCATCGACCTCGCCCGCTTCACGCTGGTCGGGGCGACCACCCGGCTCGGCCTTCTCACCAACCCGCTGCGCGACCGTTTCGGCATCCCGATCCGCCTCGAGTTCTACTCGGCGGAGGAACTGGAGGCGATCGTCACCCGCGGCGCCCGGCTGTTCGGCATCGGCATGACGGCGGACGGCGCTGCGGAGATCGCCCGGCGCTCCCGCGGCACGCCGCGCATCGCGGGGCGGCTGCTGCGCCGGGTGCGCGACTTCGCCATCGTCGCCGGCAAGGAAGCGATCGACCGCGCCATCGCTGACGATGCCCTGTTGCGCCTCGAAGTCGACGCCGCCGGGCTCGACACCCTCGACCGGCGCTATCTCAAGGTGATCGCGGAGAATTTCGGCGGCGGGCCGGTCGGGATCGAGACCATCGCCGCCGCGCTGTCGGAGCCGCGCGACGCCATCGAGGAAATCGTCGAGCCCTATCTCATCCAGCAGGGCCTGACCCAGCGCACGCCGCGGGGCCGCGTGCTGACGCCGGCCGCCTTCCGCCACCTCGGCCTCGCGCCCCCGACCAGCCTGCCCGCCGACCAGATGGGCCTGTTCAACGGCGACGGCTGATCCGCCCGCGAAGGGACGAGCCGGGGCAGACACGAAAAAGGCGGGGCACGAGACCCCGCCTTTTTCTTGCGATGCGTTCGCTCCAGGGCGACGGACGACAGCCGGCGAAGCGACGTCGCCTGCCGACCGGGGCTTATTTCGCCCAGGCGGCGAGGGCGTCGTCGATGGCCTTGTCGCCGGTCGTGCCCTTGCGGACCGTCAGGATCGCACGCTTGCCGTTGGCGTACTGC
The window above is part of the Pseudoxanthobacter soli DSM 19599 genome. Proteins encoded here:
- a CDS encoding DNA-3-methyladenine glycosylase family protein — translated: MTDLAAEPTSPFRRIETDADVAEGLAALLRLDPRLVPIAAAAGPLPLRRDAAGFCGLARIVVAQQVSTASAAAIWQRLDTAGGGEAAGFLALDEAGRIAAGLSRAKVRTLQAAAEAVVAGRLDLTALGTTGIAAPQTAAMIAVLTALPGIGPWTRDAFLMFCAGHPDVFPVGDVALRTAVAAGLGIGGGLPPRRAMATVEAEALRWQPWRSVAARLFWAYYRTLRAGRMALPP
- a CDS encoding alpha/beta hydrolase; its protein translation is MPLLDGPRLAPASGGAARKLVVLLHGYGAYGDDLVPLAEAFADSLPDVAFLSPHAPFPCGGAPFGREWFPLSFRDPSEFSRGADAARPLLESFLAAELESLGLGPGDLALVGFSQGAMMALHTGLRRPAAPAVIIGYSGLLPATERLDMEMVRPPPQVVLIHGEDDEVVPAPYSQIAAEALSLAGARVDSHMRPGLGHGVDAEGAAIGLASLAHAFARGR
- a CDS encoding HNH endonuclease gives rise to the protein MTIAVSPDAHPTLVLNADYRPLSYYPLSLWSWQDAIKAVFLDRVNIVSEYDVKVRSPTFDMKLPSVVSLKTYIKPARNPAFTRFNVFLRDRFECQYCGSRDDLTFDHLIPRSKGGQTTWENVLAACSPCNLMKGSKSCKEVNMWPRQMPFRPNVQDLHNNGRLFPPNYLHESWLDFLYWDAELEP
- a CDS encoding methylated-DNA--[protein]-cysteine S-methyltransferase translates to MSLAEATLADLAPEREETDPGPSADYDLVRRALAFVSERWRDHPEVADIANAAGISPVRLERAFRRFAGITPKQFLHAVTLDHARRLLRVEGASVFDTTYELGLSGPARLHDLFVTHEAMTPGAYRAGGEGLEIRYGWHDSPFGRALVMVTDRGLAGLAFADAGEDAAAFEDMRGRWPRARYVEDAAATAPLAARAFDPAEWKADRPLRVVLIGSDFEVQVWETLLSIPFAGATTYTDIAGRIGRPTAARAVGSAVGRNPVSFVVPCHRVLGKSGGLCGYHWGLPRKRAILGWEAGLAGTV
- a CDS encoding DUF2244 domain-containing protein, producing MAERFDDTTFFRAVLTPHRSLGRRGFLVLMSVLVAISFSAGLLFWSIGAWPVFGFFGLDVLLVWFAFRANYIAARAREEIEVSPVEIRIRRISAKGAVATESLNPAWARLTVERVEDEGVVRIALASHGRSVEIGRFLGPVERESFAVAFGAALATARSGGPA
- the nth gene encoding endonuclease III, with the protein product MKTAKTVSPGARKASGAASPKVAKAALKPAAAAPAVAVRRPTKAKANTRAAETAASLGGVTAYSPAEIEAIFSRFEAADPDPRSELVYSNPFTLLVAVVLSAQATDAGVNKATRGLFAMADTPAAMLALGEDRVRDAIKTIGLFRNKAKNVVALSRILVERHGGEVPANRAALEELPGVGRKTANVVLNVAFGEPTIAVDTHIFRVANRILLAPGKTPDAVEEALERIVPPRFRQHAHHWLILHGRYTCVARRPLCERCIIADLCKSPEKVLAA
- a CDS encoding low molecular weight phosphatase family protein: MSRVSVLFVCARNAGLSIMAEAYLNHLGLPGFRAFSAGVEPADTVHPRALETLAGAGLSTERLEPKPLELFAFDLAPEPDVVVALGPKVLGVAEPAWRSPPRRLAWLIEDPLGKGGRRAFAEAYDAVRRRVDHALAGARFAPAGGLMVPA
- a CDS encoding VOC family protein, which translates into the protein MMDHVGITVSDFGRSIAFYRAALEPLGIAVQMEVTPEMTGGTDRHAGFGTEGKPFFWIGTGGRAGGAAGIHIAFAAANRAEVDAFYAAAMAAGGSDNGAPGLRPHYHAHYYGAFVLDPDGCNIEAVCHTPPA
- a CDS encoding MAPEG family protein, translated to MTIADWTIAAAVFLTYIVMLPAKLDPSFDNRDPRACHAAQKGLRRRAYSAHLNGFEALVFFIPAVLLAEFRGAPQGFVDAAALVFVVARAAYGACYLANLGAARSVAWAVGFLSACAIFVSPLWS
- the ruvC gene encoding crossover junction endodeoxyribonuclease RuvC, with the translated sequence MTPQPIRILGIDPGLRRTGWGAIEVVGSAVHFVASGTITSDGDDDLPRRLVDLFEGLTAVFDRIAPHEAAVEQTFVNRDATGTLKLGQARGIALLVPARAGLSVGEYAPNAVKKAVIGAGHGEKQQIRMMVKVLLPRATFDTDDAADALAIALCHAHHRASRLGALAEMAKPKRGRQAKAALPPRLAAALAAAK
- the ruvA gene encoding Holliday junction branch migration protein RuvA, producing the protein MIGKLTGLVDSVAADHVILDVGGVGYEVFCPARVLGHLPKTGERTSLVIEMLVREDMIRLFGFSSVAERGWFRQLCTVQGVGAKVALAVLGVMSANDLAAAIALQDKDTLTRVPGVGKRLAERLVTELKAVAPPLDAPGAIIGGGTAVAPSRDPAAADAISALVNLGYGEPQARAAVASARAEAGEDAPTASLIRLSLKELAR
- the ruvB gene encoding Holliday junction branch migration DNA helicase RuvB produces the protein MRGRLDKGDGERMVTAEERPDDADVALRPQRLADFVGQARARENLSVFIEAARTRREALDHVLLVGPPGLGKTTMAQIVSRELGVSFKATAGPVIAKAGDLAALLTNLEDRDVLFIDEIHRLSPAVEEILYPAMEDFVLDLIIGEGPAARSVRIDLARFTLVGATTRLGLLTNPLRDRFGIPIRLEFYSAEELEAIVTRGARLFGIGMTADGAAEIARRSRGTPRIAGRLLRRVRDFAIVAGKEAIDRAIADDALLRLEVDAAGLDTLDRRYLKVIAENFGGGPVGIETIAAALSEPRDAIEEIVEPYLIQQGLTQRTPRGRVLTPAAFRHLGLAPPTSLPADQMGLFNGDG